A portion of the Sulfuricurvum kujiense DSM 16994 genome contains these proteins:
- the infA gene encoding translation initiation factor IF-1, producing the protein MAKDDVIEVDGKIIEALPNATFRVELPNGHVILCHIAGKMRMHYIKILPGDTVKIELTPYSLDKGRITYRYK; encoded by the coding sequence ATGGCAAAAGATGATGTCATTGAAGTAGACGGAAAGATTATTGAGGCACTACCCAATGCAACGTTTCGTGTTGAGTTGCCGAATGGTCATGTGATTTTGTGTCATATCGCAGGAAAAATGCGTATGCACTACATTAAGATTCTCCCAGGTGATACGGTGAAAATCGAACTTACTCCATACAGTTTGGACAAAGGGCGAATTACCTATCGCTACAAATAA